One Pichia kudriavzevii chromosome 3, complete sequence genomic window carries:
- a CDS encoding uncharacterized protein (PKUD0C10050; similar to Saccharomyces cerevisiae YNL207W (RIO2); ancestral locus Anc_2.44), which produces MKLDTTYMRYLSPDDWKVLQAVEKGSNNHEVVPTKLIGQLAHLKSGLGTTNKCIGDLAKINLISRLRNAAYDGYRITYNGFDFVALKTLHQHGNIEELEHTIGVGKESDIYSCKTKDGVKRVLKIHRLGRISFRTVRNKRDYLKIGKGGSWMYLSKLAAQREYEFMNILYRNGFDVPTPYDCSRHLVLMELIPGFPMRQLYNHHNYEKLYCDLMKFIVKLANNGLIHCDFNEYNIMIIDKEIADKEEKRDFIVIDFPQCISIEHPDASFYFKRDVDCIRRFFKRRFGYKPKKVDNMMLDEDGFGNGFKYGYPVFERDVERVNDLDVQVKASGYKRKLNNEDLDLQGAVKSMNTSGEEEWNSDDDDDEESDESDESDYYSYDEGEETDDSEGAQEGEEDENERIIEALSSGVGELKMDSLGNYILE; this is translated from the coding sequence ATGAAGTTAGACACTACATATATGAGATACCTCAGTCCTGATGACTGGAAGGTACTCCAAGCTGTTGAAAAAGGATCAAATAATCACGAAGTTGTCCCGACGAAATTGATTGGGCAGTTGGCGCATTTAAAGAGTGGATTGGGTACGACAAACAAGTGTATCGGAGACTTGGCCAAGATCAATTTAATTTCGAGATTACGAAATGCAGCATATGATGGCTATAGAATTACATATAACgggtttgattttgtcGCCTTAAAGACATTACACCAGCATGGTAATATTGAAGAGTTAGAACATACAATTGGTGTTGGTAAGGAGTCCGATATCTATAGTTGCAAGACAAAGGATGGTGTCAAAAGggttttgaaaatccaCAGACTAGGTAGGATCAGTTTTAGAACAGTTCGTAATAAACGTGATTACTTAAAGATCGGTAAAGGTGGATCATGGATGTATCTATCGAAGCTTGCTGCACAAAGAGAGTATGAATTCATGAACATACTATACAGGAACGGATTTGATGTGCCGACCCCGTATGACTGTTCCAGACACTTGGTGTTAATGGAATTGATTCCTGGATTTCCGATGAGACAATTATACAACCATCATAATTATGAGAAATTATACTGtgatttgatgaagttcATTGTCAAGCTAGCAAATAATGGATTAATTCATTGTGACTTCAACGAATATAATATCATGATTATCGATAAGGAGATTGCGGATAAAGAGGAGAAGAGAGACTTCATTGTTATCGATTTCCCGCAATGTATTAGTATTGAGCATCCTGATGCATCCTTTTACTTCAAGAGAGATGTGGATTGTATCCGGAGATTTTTCAAGCGTCGATTTGGATATAAACCCAAAAAAGTCGATAACATGATGTTAGACGAGGACGGGTTTGGTAATGGATTCAAATATGGATATCCTGTGTTTGAAAGAGATGTTGAAAGAGTTAATGATTTGGATGTCCAAGTAAAAGCTTCTGGTTATAAACGCAAGTTGAACAATGAAGATTTGGACCTACAAGGTGCTGTAAAGAGCATGAACACTTCTGGGGAGGAGGAATGGAACagtgatgacgatgatgatgaagaaagtgaCGAAAGTGACGAAAGTGATTACTATTCTTACGATGAAGGCGAAGAAACAGATGATAGTGAGGGAGCCCAAGAGGGAGAGGAAGACGAAAATGAACGAATCATTGAAGCTCTAAGTAGTGGTGTTGGTGAACTCAAGATGGACTCTTTAGGTAATTATATTCTTGAATAG